A section of the Polyangium spumosum genome encodes:
- a CDS encoding serine/threonine-protein kinase produces the protein MSEQAGTIGKILAGRYQVRRELGRGGMGVVYLCRDLVADDRVAVKVLSRPGARPRAEEAWWFHEEARALAALSHPCIVRARDFGALADGTPFLVMDAVPGRSLHEWLYLAQEEGGLPWPLIWKITDDVLAALAHAHARGVIHGDLKPSNILVDIPHDDTEPPTVHVLDLGLAWLMQDRVDHRLDGSPASKPTIRWGAGTPGWMAPEQIRYAAPHVGPSTDLYSLGCILFTMLANHEPYEGTDEELLAKHKSAPLPDVPIRPGIPPDIAPVVRRLMNKRPWQRFDYAADARALLWRMRPRGGDPSATPRPSAAPPMSMPLRDSPLVIESNYLDSQVTTTGLLGLRPSPFVARASERSRLLDMASVIASSSHGASGRAEAPEHRFVLLSGEAGVGKTRLAEWLCEEVHERGLLAPLRARYRKIAAPLDGVVGAIVQHYRLEREGREVVEKVLLNQWEVAPEDDEGKMWVAATAEWIRPSSPGDAIGPTGKRFALSSETRFRVMQYALQKVAKNRPLLLMLDDLHHGSPTTFEGMARLHRETPGLPLFIVGTVRDEAIMTDPVAREWVEWLLRELGGDRMQLEPLDPTQTHALLRETLPLDEAAVVEAAQRSKGNPLFALQIVHAWATGGHIELRDGRYVVPEAKLAMRAGTTAELWEERLRAIPEDLRRGARAAAALGGDIREDVLRLELGALGVDAERAVAAMKRAQILLASGEERLRWPHALLQEHLLGQLFAQPDAAAVLRAAANALAHHPDATSRRIVRHRVTNLVRAGDVNPAAELLHHSIADSWGRTRDVQATLRDLSLLDGRLEGLLLARHRRWRAEALRHAGRLEDCRREAEEARKLFHQAGDPESEAACLRLLGHVASDLAAPAEGRKLVAKALEMFQSLGDTHGQALCEVILGEIDFLLGAHLDAARILESAGPKFQAVGDRLGHAQCLVLHSFVEQAGGSPEKARALLRTARAEFDAIGYRLGMAQCDVALAHSDHREGRLEEARRVALLSRRSFRDLGNPRGEGACERLLAMTAFDAGQLDMADAHARAATALFDRLSDPWGQVEIKIIVAQIALERGRADVARAALSECDATGLAEAEPQQHLALTRAWLAYHEGRFQDAAHQLERARDTYQDPSRTGDHTPELLRRFSRMGWPAPASDTIAAWRRALTSRGPLSAPPPAAPPSAS, from the coding sequence ATGAGCGAACAAGCCGGCACGATCGGCAAGATTCTGGCCGGACGATACCAGGTACGGCGGGAGCTCGGGCGGGGCGGGATGGGGGTGGTCTACCTCTGCCGCGACCTCGTGGCCGACGACCGCGTGGCCGTGAAGGTCCTGAGCCGACCCGGGGCGCGTCCACGCGCCGAGGAGGCGTGGTGGTTCCACGAGGAGGCGCGCGCGCTCGCCGCGCTGTCGCACCCGTGCATCGTGCGCGCGAGGGACTTCGGCGCGCTCGCCGACGGGACGCCGTTCCTCGTCATGGACGCCGTGCCGGGTCGCTCGCTGCACGAGTGGCTCTACCTCGCGCAAGAAGAAGGCGGCCTGCCGTGGCCCCTCATCTGGAAGATCACCGACGACGTGCTCGCGGCGCTCGCGCACGCGCACGCGCGCGGCGTCATCCACGGGGATCTCAAGCCTTCGAACATCCTCGTCGACATCCCGCACGACGACACGGAGCCGCCGACGGTGCACGTGCTCGACCTCGGGCTCGCGTGGCTCATGCAGGATCGTGTCGATCACAGGCTCGACGGCTCGCCCGCCTCGAAGCCGACGATCCGCTGGGGCGCGGGCACGCCGGGGTGGATGGCGCCGGAGCAGATCCGTTACGCCGCGCCGCACGTGGGCCCGTCGACGGACCTCTACTCGCTCGGCTGCATCCTGTTCACGATGCTCGCGAACCACGAGCCGTACGAGGGGACGGACGAGGAGCTGCTCGCGAAGCACAAGAGCGCGCCCTTGCCCGACGTGCCGATCCGGCCCGGGATCCCGCCGGACATCGCGCCGGTCGTGCGGCGCCTGATGAACAAGCGCCCGTGGCAACGCTTCGACTACGCCGCCGACGCGCGCGCGTTGCTCTGGCGGATGCGGCCGCGCGGCGGAGACCCGAGCGCGACGCCGAGGCCCTCGGCCGCGCCGCCGATGTCGATGCCGCTGCGCGACTCGCCGCTCGTCATCGAGAGCAACTACCTCGACTCGCAGGTGACCACGACGGGCCTGCTCGGGCTCCGGCCGAGCCCCTTCGTCGCGCGCGCGTCCGAGCGCTCGCGGCTGCTCGACATGGCGAGCGTGATCGCCAGTTCTTCGCATGGGGCTTCGGGTCGCGCAGAGGCGCCCGAGCACCGCTTCGTGCTGCTGTCGGGCGAAGCGGGCGTGGGCAAGACGCGCCTCGCCGAGTGGCTCTGCGAGGAGGTGCACGAGCGTGGCCTCTTGGCGCCGCTGCGCGCGCGTTACCGGAAGATCGCCGCGCCGCTCGACGGCGTGGTCGGCGCGATCGTGCAGCACTACCGGCTGGAGCGTGAAGGCCGCGAGGTCGTCGAGAAGGTCCTCCTGAACCAGTGGGAGGTCGCCCCCGAGGACGACGAAGGCAAGATGTGGGTCGCGGCGACGGCCGAGTGGATCCGCCCCTCGTCGCCGGGTGACGCGATCGGGCCGACGGGCAAGCGCTTCGCGCTCTCGTCGGAGACGCGCTTTCGCGTGATGCAGTACGCGCTGCAGAAGGTCGCCAAGAACCGGCCGCTGCTCCTGATGCTCGACGATCTGCACCACGGCTCGCCGACCACGTTCGAGGGCATGGCGCGCCTGCACCGCGAGACGCCGGGCCTGCCGCTCTTCATCGTGGGCACCGTGCGCGACGAGGCGATCATGACGGATCCGGTCGCGCGGGAGTGGGTGGAGTGGCTCCTGCGTGAGCTCGGCGGCGATCGCATGCAGCTCGAGCCGCTCGATCCGACGCAGACGCACGCGCTCCTGCGCGAGACGTTGCCGCTCGACGAGGCGGCCGTGGTCGAGGCCGCGCAGCGGAGCAAGGGCAACCCGCTGTTCGCGCTGCAGATCGTGCACGCGTGGGCGACGGGCGGGCACATCGAGCTGCGCGACGGCAGGTACGTGGTGCCCGAGGCGAAGCTCGCGATGCGCGCCGGCACGACGGCCGAGCTCTGGGAGGAGCGACTGCGCGCGATCCCCGAGGACCTCCGGCGCGGCGCGCGCGCGGCGGCGGCGCTCGGCGGCGACATCCGCGAGGACGTGCTGCGGCTCGAGCTCGGGGCGCTCGGCGTGGACGCGGAGCGCGCGGTCGCGGCGATGAAGCGCGCGCAGATCCTCCTCGCGTCGGGTGAAGAGCGCCTGCGCTGGCCTCACGCGCTCCTGCAAGAGCACTTGCTCGGGCAGCTCTTCGCGCAGCCCGACGCCGCCGCGGTCCTGCGCGCTGCGGCGAACGCGCTCGCGCATCACCCCGACGCGACGAGCCGCCGCATCGTGCGCCACCGCGTGACGAACCTCGTCCGCGCCGGAGACGTGAACCCGGCCGCGGAGCTCTTGCATCACTCGATCGCCGACTCGTGGGGGCGCACGCGTGACGTGCAGGCGACGTTGCGTGATCTGTCGCTGCTCGACGGCAGGCTCGAGGGCCTCCTGCTCGCGCGGCACAGGCGGTGGCGCGCGGAGGCGCTCCGGCACGCGGGCAGGCTCGAGGACTGCCGGCGCGAGGCCGAAGAGGCGCGCAAGCTCTTCCACCAGGCGGGAGATCCCGAGAGCGAGGCTGCGTGCCTCAGGCTCCTCGGTCATGTCGCGAGTGACCTCGCCGCGCCCGCCGAGGGGCGCAAGCTCGTGGCGAAGGCGCTCGAGATGTTCCAGTCGCTCGGCGACACGCATGGGCAAGCGCTCTGCGAGGTGATCCTCGGGGAGATCGACTTCCTGCTCGGCGCGCACCTCGACGCGGCTCGTATCCTCGAGAGCGCGGGCCCGAAGTTCCAGGCCGTGGGGGATCGCCTCGGCCACGCGCAGTGCCTCGTGCTGCACAGCTTCGTCGAGCAGGCCGGCGGCTCGCCCGAGAAGGCGCGCGCGCTCTTGCGCACGGCGCGCGCCGAGTTCGACGCGATCGGCTACCGGCTCGGGATGGCCCAGTGTGACGTCGCGCTCGCGCACTCGGACCACCGTGAAGGTCGGCTCGAAGAAGCGCGGCGCGTGGCGCTCCTCTCGCGTCGGAGCTTCCGCGACCTCGGCAACCCGCGCGGCGAGGGTGCCTGCGAGCGCCTGCTCGCGATGACTGCGTTCGACGCGGGCCAGCTCGACATGGCGGACGCGCATGCGCGCGCTGCCACTGCGCTCTTCGATCGGCTCAGCGATCCTTGGGGGCAGGTCGAGATCAAGATCATCGTCGCGCAGATCGCGCTCGAGCGTGGTCGAGCGGATGTGGCGCGTGCGGCGCTCTCCGAGTGTGATGCCACGGGGCTCGCCGAGGCCGAGCCGCAGCAGCACCTCGCGCTCACGCGCGCGTGGCTCGCGTACCACGAGGGGCGCTTCCAGGACGCCGCGCACCAGCTCGAGCGAGCGCGCGACACGTACCAGGATCCGAGCCGCACCGGGGATCACACGCCGGAGCTCTTGCGCAGGTTCAGCCGCATGGGCTGGCCTGCGCCTGCGAGCGATACGATCGCGGCTTGGAGACGCGCGCTCACTTCGCGGGGCCCGCTCTCGGCGCCTCCCCCTGCCGCGCCGCCCTCCGCCTCGTAG
- the ftsH gene encoding ATP-dependent zinc metalloprotease FtsH, producing the protein MGWLSKFEKRLGRVVGPVVVLIIAVAIGALVYSLRGPREGTISYTELTQITGSQAISEVRVEGERFSIRGVDGSLRVGIVGDEKARHALVDKFAAAGIAVEYGAREGSTGARAATAIAPIAVMLALGAVGIGMHRKKSRAHFSEGQSASVGKVRFSDVAGMDEVKEALAETVEFLKNPDRFGRLGGRAPRGVLLTGEPGTGKTLLARAVATEAGVPFLSASGSSFQEMFVGVGASRVRNLFAEARRVSPCIVFIDEIDAVGRSRGRGGDSASADHDQTLNQLLVEMDGFDHTTGIVVMASTNRVDVLDPALLRPGRFDRQIVVPLPDLRGRREILEVHARPIALKEDIDLAHVAKVTPGFSGAELANLLNEAAILAARSGADKVDLEHIDKARDRVLMGEERKSLVMDAEERRATAIHEAGHVTVALAAKHADPVHKVSILPRGRALGVTQALPERDRLLYTKEYLEDQICMLMGGRAAEMVVLGTMTAGAADDIQRAASLARKMVAELGMSELGPINVTDHPGHVTHSEHLHARVDETARKLVEYQLERACRIVRETRAGVLLLAERLLEEDTLVGEAIVACFEKCTEEVEVAPVEFVAQA; encoded by the coding sequence ATGGGATGGCTCTCGAAATTCGAAAAGCGGCTTGGGCGGGTGGTCGGTCCGGTGGTCGTCCTGATCATCGCGGTAGCGATCGGCGCCCTCGTCTACTCGCTGCGAGGACCACGCGAGGGGACGATCTCGTACACCGAGCTCACGCAGATCACGGGATCACAGGCGATCTCCGAGGTGCGGGTGGAAGGTGAGCGCTTCTCGATTCGAGGGGTCGACGGATCGCTCCGCGTGGGCATCGTCGGCGACGAGAAGGCGCGCCACGCGCTCGTCGACAAGTTCGCAGCAGCAGGCATCGCCGTCGAGTACGGCGCGCGCGAGGGCTCGACGGGCGCGCGCGCGGCGACGGCCATCGCGCCGATCGCGGTGATGCTCGCGCTCGGCGCCGTCGGCATCGGCATGCACCGCAAGAAGAGCCGCGCGCACTTCTCCGAGGGCCAGTCCGCGAGCGTCGGCAAGGTCCGCTTCTCGGACGTCGCAGGCATGGACGAGGTGAAGGAGGCGCTCGCCGAGACGGTGGAGTTCCTCAAGAACCCCGATCGCTTCGGTCGCCTCGGCGGTCGCGCGCCACGCGGCGTGCTGCTCACGGGTGAGCCGGGCACAGGCAAGACGCTGCTCGCGCGCGCCGTCGCGACCGAAGCAGGCGTGCCCTTCCTCTCCGCCTCGGGCTCGAGCTTCCAGGAGATGTTCGTCGGCGTCGGCGCCTCCCGCGTACGCAACCTCTTCGCCGAGGCGCGCCGCGTCTCACCCTGCATCGTGTTCATCGACGAGATCGACGCCGTGGGCCGCTCCCGCGGTCGTGGAGGCGACTCGGCCTCCGCCGATCACGACCAGACCCTGAACCAGCTCCTCGTCGAGATGGACGGCTTCGATCACACGACGGGCATCGTCGTGATGGCCTCGACGAACCGCGTCGACGTGCTCGATCCAGCGCTGCTCCGCCCCGGCCGCTTCGATCGCCAGATCGTGGTGCCACTGCCGGACCTGCGCGGCCGCCGAGAGATCCTCGAGGTGCACGCGCGCCCCATCGCGCTGAAGGAGGACATCGACCTCGCGCACGTGGCGAAGGTGACCCCCGGCTTCTCCGGCGCAGAGCTCGCGAACCTGCTCAACGAGGCCGCAATCCTCGCGGCGCGCAGCGGCGCAGACAAGGTGGACCTCGAGCACATCGACAAGGCGCGTGACCGCGTGCTCATGGGCGAGGAGCGAAAGAGCCTCGTGATGGACGCAGAGGAGCGCCGCGCGACCGCAATCCACGAAGCCGGGCACGTGACAGTCGCCCTCGCCGCGAAGCACGCAGACCCCGTACACAAGGTGTCAATCCTCCCCCGCGGCCGCGCCCTCGGCGTGACCCAAGCACTGCCCGAGCGAGACCGGCTGCTCTACACGAAGGAGTACCTCGAAGATCAGATCTGCATGCTCATGGGCGGCCGCGCAGCCGAGATGGTCGTGCTCGGCACGATGACCGCAGGCGCCGCCGACGACATCCAGCGCGCCGCATCACTCGCACGAAAGATGGTCGCCGAGCTCGGCATGAGCGAGCTAGGCCCCATCAACGTGACGGATCACCCGGGCCACGTGACACACAGCGAGCACCTGCACGCCCGCGTCGACGAGACGGCACGCAAGCTCGTCGAGTACCAACTCGAGCGCGCCTGTCGCATCGTCCGCGAGACGCGCGCCGGCGTCCTGCTCCTCGCCGAGCGTCTACTCGAAGAGGACACGCTGGTCGGCGAGGCCATCGTCGCGTGTTTCGAGAAGTGCACCGAGGAGGTCGAGGTCGCGCCCGTGGAGTTCGTCGCGCAGGCGTGA